The sequence below is a genomic window from Prochlorococcus marinus CUG1416.
GGTTATATTTTTAAAAAACCTCGGATTTAATAAACATTCCATGAATAAAAATAATAGAGAACTTGCTTCTGTATCAAAAATATTTTGTTTATTTTGAATTTTGCATGGGAGGTTAAACTGATTTAATTTGTTTTTCAAATCTAAACATTGCGAATTGTTTAATGTAAGAATCGCAATTTTGTCAATATCAATTTCTTTATTATTTAAAATAAAGTTAACTATGTAATGAGTTACAAGATCCTCTATATCAGTCTTTTTTTTTGAAAATTCTACAATTTCAAATACATCCTTAAATTTAAATTCAGAATTAATGTTTTCATTAATTCGAGAGGTTAATTTCCTATATTGTAGTTTTGATTGTTTAAGTCCATTCTTATAAAGTTTATTAATAATATCCATTAACTTTTTTGAGGATCTATAGTTATCTGTAAGACTAAAAACTTCAATTGCATTAGATCTTGCATCTAAGTAAGTTTCAATATCTCCACCTCTAAATTTGTAGATAGCTTGTTTTGGATCACCTACACAAAGTAAAAAATGATTTTTAGTATTAAAGAATTTTTTTAGTAAATTCCACTGAGTATTATCTGTATCTTGAAACTCATCTACTAAGACACATTTAAAACTTTTTTGAATTTTAGATAGAGTACCACTATTACTAATTTCTGAATCTAGAAATGTATTTTCCACAGTCTTTATAAGATCATTGAAGTTAAAAATAGAAAAACTTTCCTTTAATTCAATTAATTTTATATAAGCTAATTGGGTAAATATTCTTACAAATTCAGTATAGAAACCTTCTTTTATTTTATAAATTTTATCTTGTAATAAATTAAATTTAGTAAAATCTAATTTAAGATTATGTTTATTAATTTCTTTAGATATATTTTCTATATAAAAATATTTAAATAAAAGATCATCTTTAGAAATCTCATATATAAAATCAATCACATTTTTCGAATTAAGATTTTTGTTAATCTCTTCAATCCAACAAATTATTTGATTAAACTTATCATTTCTGGGTTTTGCTGCATATATTTGACTTTTACCACCAGAGTCCTTAATTAATTTCCCCAACTCTATAAGTTGTAAAAATAATTCCTTACCTTTCTTATTCCATTCAAAACAAAACTCATTCCAATTTAAATAAAAATATTCATTAAAATAACTATTTAGATCAATAATCTTATATTTATTATTTATTTGAAAGTTACAAATATTTTCTTGATCTATGTTTTTTAAAATTTCAACAAAAAATGACTTGTTGATTCTACTTCCAAATCTAGAACTTATTTTTTTTTTGTTGACTGCTGAAATAAGCTCAGGATTAAGATTTAGAAAATCATCAATCCACAAATTATCTATCACATCTTTATAAAAATTATCTATATTATTCTCAATGTATGGATCTTGAGTTACTCCTATTTCAATACTATATTCATCAATAATATTATTGCAAAAAGAATGAAATGTAGTTACTTGTAACTTATAAATTTCATTAACAAAATTATCAATTTCAGATATAATCTTTTCCTTAGATTTTTCCTTTTCCTTAAAATTTAGATACCAATCCTTAAGAGTATTATCTATCTCAATTTCATTATGATTTTGCAAATATAATTTTAAATCCTGAAATCTAAAAAGTATTTTTTCTCTTAGTTCAGAACACGTATTTTTTGTAAAACTTAATAAGAGTATCTCATCTGGTTTAATTTTTTTCTCCAAAACATTTCTTAAAACTAGGTGAGCCAAAGAGAAACTTTTGCCAGTGCCTGCACTTGCTTCTAGTAATTTAAATTTATTATCTAATTTAATTTTATTAATATCCATATCTTTATTTAATTAATATTTGACCTCATTTTTATAAAGTAGGTAATTCTTAAATTTTTTGTTTAAATATTGTTCTTCTAAAGCAATCTTAAATTTAATTATTAAACCCAGACTTATTGATAAAATTAAATAATAAAAAGATAGCTTTGTTATAAAAAAGCCAAAGGAAATTAATATCAAAGAATAGTACATAGGATGACGCATAAATCGATAAATACCTGTATTAACAAGATTGCTATTGTTTACAGGTCTTGGGAAAGGGGATAAATTTCTACCTAAGTCTTTAATTGCAACTATCAACATTATGAAAGCGATTATGATAGTTAAAAACCCCACTAAATAAGAAAAAGGAGTGACTTGAATTATTTGTTTTTGTGGAATAAATTCCCATTGAAAAAAATGGAGACTAATAAGAAAGAACTGTAAAAAAACAAGAATTAGTTCATAAGCACATTTTAAAAAAATTTTTAACCGAAATTTAGTCATTATTTATTTCTTTAATGCTTCAATAAGAGGACCATATAATCTGAATGATAATTTATCAAAATTATTATTTCCAAAAAAGAAATATGGTTCTTTTTCATTTCCAAAACACAATTTCATTTCGATAGTATCTCTTTCTCCTTTAGAAAAATTTTTATTACCAATCCATCTATCGGAAAAAGCTTTTTTCTCATTTTTTGATTTTATTTTTGCTTCTACGTATTTATAAGTACTTTCTGGAGGAAGAGGTAAACATTTTTCAGAAAAATTTTTAAAAATATTTATGTATTCCTCCAAAATTAAATTTGATTCAATTGCTCCGGGTAATTGAATAATTTGTGATTTATAATGATTTTCTGTTCTAAAAATTACTTTAGTCTTTTGTATATTCTTCTTTAAAGAAGAAATAAAGAGTGATTTTATCCAAGCTTCTGTCAAACGACTTAAACTTAGTTTTGTATGAATTAATTCAATTACGGTGTCATCGGCGATGAAATATTCTTCTTTATTTGCATTTGATTTAACATAAATTCTATTAATCTTATTATCTTGACTCAAAAGGGCAGATAGACTACCTAATAAATCTTTGATTTCTTTTTCTTTTATAAAAATACTATTTTTGGAAATAATAATACCATTTTCAACCAATTGATCTTTAATATTCAAATTTTTTAAATCATCAATAAAATTATGGTTATCAATCTCTAATTCCTTGATTATTTTGTTAATTAGTTGAGATTTCTGAAGATTACTTACATACTCCTCATCTGGATGATGAATAAATATTTCCTTAGGAGAAATATTTTTTTTATTTAGCCAATATTTTTGTGGATTCTTGAACCAATAAATCAGTTCTGATAATTTGTAATTTTTAATATCAGATTTTATTTCATTCCAATCTATATCTTTTACTAGGGAATAATTACTTTTAATTATCTTAGAACTATCAATATTAATTATTTCTTTTTTAATTAAATCAGAATCTTTAATTATTAGTTCTCTTTGGCCTTGGTTTAAGAAACTATCAAAAAAAGAAATTAACTCTTTTATAGGAAAAGAAACATCTAATTTTTTATTGTTTTTGTCATTCTTTACCCAAGTAACTATAAATTTATCTCTACAGGCAATTAACAACTCTAGAAATGAATATTTCTCTCTTTCAAAAACTGATGGATCGCCCAGGTGATATTTATTATTTAATAAATTAATATTTTCATTCTTTGGTGATTTTGGATAATAAACGCTATTCATATCTATTAGGAAGATAACCTTATTTGGAATATGCCTTGCATTCTCAATATCACTTACTAGGATCTTGTTTATACGTGATTTACTTTGATATTTAGCTTTATTTATGCAAGAAATTAATATCTCTCTAAAAACATTTAACAAAATAAGATCCTCAGGAATTAAAGGTATTGCGTAATTATCAAGAATTCTATTTATTTCACTTATTTCTAAATTAAAATTTGCATTATAATCAGCGATACTTTTTAATATAAACTTTATCTTTTCAACCCAAATTGAGTAAGAAAAAGATCCCCTTAGTAAATTAATATATTTTTTTAAATGTAGTAATATTTTAACCCATTTATTCAAATCCAAACTTATATTTTTTGGGCTAAATGGTTTTAAATTAAAAGTACTTAAATTGACTTCTTTGTCATAAATCAAGCCTAAAATAATTCTATTTATAGACCACTCTAGTGTATTTTTTTCTTCCCCTAATCTTTCATTGGCATCTAATCCCCAATGAAAACCAACTTTATTAAGTAAAAAAATAATTTCTTCCTTCTCATTAATATGAAAATCAAAAATGTTCTGAGTTACTTTTTTAGAAAGAATATAATCTATTTTTTCAAGTGTAATTTTCTCATTTGCTATTTCAGTGATGTCAATTAAAAATTTATATATGTCTGGAGAATCATGATTATCTTCATCAATAAAAAAATAAGGTATCTTCTCACCATTAATTAATTCATTATTAAAGACATACCTTAGATAAGGTTTAATTAGATTAGTTTGTGGAGATAAAATAGCAATATCACTATATTTAATATTCTCGCAAGAATTTATTATTTCTATAATTTTGTTTCTTAAATATTCTAATTGACTATTCTGATTAGAATGCTCACAAAGTAATATCGAATCATCACTTTTATTTACTATAAAATCATTTCTATTATTATCAATTAGTCTTTTTTGTATTTGATTAAGAAGAGGAATATCTTTCTTCTTATTAAAATTATTTGTTGGATCAATGTATATTAGATTATTTTTTAAATTTATACCTTCCTTATAAATATTTTCCTCAATTAATTTCTGAAAGTTTGCTCCAAATTTACCAAATATTTTCTCTATATTTTTATTATTTAAATTCAATTTACTTTCATAATTATCAAATTCCAACTCACCTTCAAGACAATTTATTCTTTTCCATAAATCATTTCCTGCAGATATTAAATATAAATTTACCTTAGTAAACTTAGAAAGTTCTGAATAAAAATTAATATATAGTTTTGATAAATTATTATCTGAAATAATATAAATTTGATTTGGGACTTTAATTTGAAAGTTTTTCATTTTACTTAAATTCTTAATTACTTCAATCATGTATAAACATGAAGGTTTTTCAGATATCTTTTTCTCTAATAATTTATATAAAATAGGTTGCCAAAATTGATCTGAATTTAAATTCTTAAATAGATTAAGTGAATTAATTTCATATCTATTCCAGTCAGCAATCATTTCTGGTCTAAAAATTAGATAATCAATAAAATTATTCGTGATCTTTTTTGTCAGATTATATAGGTCTCCATCAATTGTCTTTTTATTATCCAAATATTTATTAATCCAATTTCTAAGTGGAAATGATTCTTTAAAGCTATTTAATTCTTCTAAAGAATCAACAATTCCCCATTTAATTGATTCAAAATTCCATAACCCCATATCAATGTCAGGAAAAAAATTTGTCAATAATGATTCGGTGTAACTTGATATTGTCTTTAATTCATAAAGAGCACTTATTTTATTTTTTATAGTTATTTGTTCACTTAACCACTTACCCAAAACATAATTAGGAACAGCTATTTCTAATTTCTCAGTTATAAAAGGAGGAGATATTTTTAATTCTTCTGCTAGCAGATCACTAATTACTTCAATTTTGTTTGACTTATAAAGATTGAGCAATTTATTAATTCTTTGTATTACTAAACTTTAAATGGATCAGTTATTTCTGCATTAGGACATTCGAATTCCCCCACGGCAACGAACTCTAAACGAAGCTTTAAGAAAGTTATAAATTTTTTATCGGTAGATAAAACAGCTGCTGGGGGGGAGGGGATCTTTGCTGTTAGATTCTTAAATTGAGAAGTTTGTAAAAAGGATGGATTTTTTAAAAGCCAAAAATCTATTTCTTTATTGTTTTCTTTATAATTCCTCTCCCTCTCTTTCAAAATCTCTTCAATTGGTTCTTCAACTGTTAAAAATTTTTGACTTGCCGCGACGAAAAAATATTTTGTCATTTGAAATTTAATTTGAGTTAATAAGTGACTTCATTTCACGAACAGACTTTTCTAATCCTACCGCTAAAGCCCTTGCAACAATACTATGACCTATGTTTAACTCGTTAATATTGTTAATTGATGCAATTTTTTTTACATTATTGTAATTTAGTCCATGACCAGCATTAACAACTAATCCTAGGTCATTTGCTTCTTGTGTAGACTCAACAATCCTTTGAAGCTCTTTATGTTGATTATAACCGGTTAGTTCAGCATATTTACCAGTATGTAATTCTATAAAATTAAACCCTATTTCTTTTGAATAATTGATCTGCTCACAAATAGGATCAATAAAAGCACTTACTTCAATATTGGAATCATTTAAATTTTCAACAAAATTCTTAAGGTATTTCATATTCCCTTTTACATCCAATCCCCCTTCAGTGGTAACTTCCTCTCTTTTCTCTGGTACTAGTGTTACATAATCTGGAAGAAGCTTTTTGGCAATTTCTAACATTTCTTCTGTAGCAGCCATTTCTAAATTAAGTTTTGTTTTGATAGTTTCTTTCAAAAGAAATACATCTCTATCTTGTATGTGTCTTCTATCCTCTCTTAAATGAACGGTAATTGAATCTGCTCCACCTAATTCAGCTAAAAAAGCAAATTGTACAGGGTCGGGCTCTATAGTTTTCCTGGCCTGTCTAACATTAGCGATATGGTCAATGTTTACTCCTAAAGTGGTCATAATTTCAAAATCTTAGTTTCTAGACAATCTAGTAACCGCCCAATAATAGCTAATAAAAAATTACAAACCTATAAATTATTAATATATAGTTAATTGAACTTGAAGAAAAAATCTATTGATACTCATTATGGTATTAATCCTGTTTTAGGTTTTTTAGCGATGTTTGTTACCCAGGACATTGTAATAAAGGTTTTTTTTAGTGAAATAACAATAATAAATAAAAGTTTTTCAATACCAAAAAATTCTTCAATTATTTTGGCCCCAACCCATAGATCAAGATGGGATGGTTTGATTCTTACTAAGGCAATAGGTAGGAGGGTAACCAGTAATGATTGTAGATTTATGGTTACAAATTCTGAAATGAAAGGAATCCAAGGTTGGTTTTTAAAAAGACTCGGTTGTTTTTCAATTGATCAATTATCTCCTTCTCTATCAGTATTAAGATATGCTGTAAATCTAATAGTAAAAAAGAATCAACTCGTAGTTTTCCCTGAGGGCAAAATTAATAAATATGGCAAAAAATTAACTCTCAAAGAGGGTTTGTATAGATTAGCTCTGATGGCAGCAAAAAAAACAAACTCAATTTTTATAATTCCAATAGGGATTGCTTATAGCCAGGTATCTCCAAAAATCAGAGGAACAGCTTCCTTATACATTGGAGATCCTATGTTAGTAAATAAAAATTCCAATTTATCAATTAATGAATTTAATGAAATTTTGAATAAAAGAATGCACAACGCAGAAAAAATTGCTTTAAAAAATGTAGGTCGATAAATCCATTATCAGTTAATATTAAATTTAATAATTTATAAGAGAATATGAAATTCTTAAGAATGATCCCAATAATTTTTATGTTTATAGGGATACCATCGTATATGAACCTATCTTATGCAGAAAGTAAGAACCCAAATGAATATAAGGTTCTTTCAAGTACAAACAAAAAGCTATCAATCTCTGATGTCCAAGATTACTTAAACAATGGCGACAAACTTGTAAAAGATGGTGATTTTGAAAAAGCAAAGCAAACTTATGATAAAGCAAGGAATTTAGCAAGACAACTTGCTGGATTCTATAGAGATCTCAATGGATCATTCAAAGGTTTAGACGCAAGAATTCCTCTTGAATTGGATAAAAAAGGGAGAAAATCTATAAAAATATGGGCACAATCAAATGCCAGATTGGCTTCTCTCTACAAAAGGAAAAAACAACCTGAGGTAGCTGTACCTTTACTTGTTGAAATAATTAGATTAATGACTCCAAATAGTACTGAAGGTAAAGAAGCATATCAGAATTTATTACAACTTGGTTTCGTTGAAACAACTTATAAAGGTTTCTAAATAATTATCATGATTACTAAATCAAAAGTTATAGGCTTAATTACAAAAAAATTACCGGATTCTGAAGTAAAAGTTGAAAATCTTAAGGGAAATGATCATTTACAAGTTACGGTAATCTCATCAATGTTCAATGGATTATCATTAGTTAAACAACATCAACTAGTCTATTCTGCCCTTAAAGAAGAATTAGCTTCAGAGGCTATCCATGCACTAGCCCTAAAAACAGAAACCCCAAGTTAAATTATGGAAAATCTTACTAAAGATAAAATTCAAAACCTAATAGAATCAAATCCAGTTATGGTTTTCATGAAAGGTACTAAATTAATGCCTCAATGCGGATTCTCCAACAACGTCGTTCAAATTCTCAACTCTCTAGGTGTTGAATTTAGCACTTTTGATGTTCTTAGTGATTTTGATGTAAGAGAAGGTATTAAAGAATATTCAGATTGGCCTACTATCCCTCAAGTTTATTTAAAAGGTGAATTTCTAGGAGGATCAGACATTCTTATTGAAATGTACAACGCTGGGACCTTAAAAGAAAAGATTGAAATCGAATTAGCATCCTAAAACAATTAATAAGTATAAATACTGATATTAGTTAATAAAAATTAATATTTTAAACTCTTTTTTTATCAAAAAAACCATTATTTACATCCCCACCTGGTTCAATAAAACTCGATGGATCTAAAATCCATCTTTCTATTAATCTTTCTAATTTCTCTTGATCTCTCTGCTCTAAACTACTGCAATTCCTTAAGGCTTGGAGATAACCATCACAATATAGCTTCAGGTCTGAAGGGGTATGAAAACGACTAACCAAGGCTTGGCAACTATCGCAAATTGATTGAAAATGACGAATTGCTTTAGGATTTTCAAATGATGTCATAATTCGATAGATTCTGATTTTTATTTAGCATTTGTTATACCTTATTAAGGATGATACAAAATTGCCTGGCCCAACAGTAATTAAGAATGCAATCAACTGAGCAAATCTTAGCTCCAACCCCTGGCAGTTCACAATTGCCTACGAGCCCTCAAACACCCTCAAGAGTTCTTGTTGTTGAACCTCACCCCACACTAAGAACTGTCCTTGTACAAAGACTTCGTCAAGATGGTCACTTAGCTGCTGCAGTTGGTTCAGCCGCAGAAGCAGTTGACCTATGTCGAGAACAATCACCTGACCTATTGGTCAGCGCAGAAATTCTTGAGCACAACACTGCAATGAGGTTAGCCCAACAGTTGGGATGCTCAGTAATCGTTTTAACTGCCAGATCAGGTGTTGAAGCACTAGTCAATTTATTAGATGAAGGAGCTGATGATGTTCTCAGAAAACCATTTGGTCTTGAAGAGTTGGCCGCTAGATGTAGAACACTTTTGAAAAGAGGAAGAATAGGACTACAAGAAAAAGTTGAAGTTGGACCTTTAGAAGTCCATCTTCTCCTAAGACAGGTAACACTTAGTGAGAAACCCGTAGAATTAAGCCCGAGGGAGTTTGCGTTACTTTGTGCTTTGCTTATGCCCCCAGGGATGGTAAGAAGTAGACAGGAGCTTTTAAGGATGGCTTGGCCTCCTTTTAGCGGAGGCCCAAGGTCGGTAGATACTCAAGTATTAACTTTAAGAAGAAAACTAGAACAGGCAGGTCTAGGAGAAGGGGGCGGTATAACAACAGTAAGACAGCAAGGATATAGATTTAGTCTTGATAATATCTAAACCAAAAATAAGATAATTTCTCCAACGATCATCAGAAATGATAACATTGTCAGTAATTTATAAGTCCATAAAGGTGAGATATAAGATATAACCTCTGTACTGATATTTGTTTTACTCTCAATTTTATCTAAAAATATACCAAAATTTTCAATACGTTGTGGTACTAGAAAAGTTCTACCTTTTGCATCAACAAAATAAAAAACTTTACTACCCTGGCTTGTTTGTAGTGGTTTTATAGACTTAATTTCTTTCCAAAGGATTTCCCAATTATTTTTGCCAAAGGCTCTAGAAATAAAACTTGTTTTATAAGAAATTTTCTGTTCACATGTTTCTACATAATCACTATTAATATTGATAATCAAAAATAGACCTAAAATGAAGAAAAATAATGAAGGTATTTTTAATTGTTCACTTGAAATAAATGGAATAGGAACTGTAAGAGCTATATATAAAGAGATTAGAGAGCTTTTTACAGCAAAAAGTATTTTATATTTTTCTTTCATAAGGTTTATGTTTTATTCAATCTGGTAACTTAAAATCATTAATTTTTAACTTTGATCCAATTTTATGTGCACATGCATAACCACTAAAAGCCACAGCATTCAAACCTTGCCCTGGGAAACATGAGTCCCCTACACAATAAAGATTTTCAATATTTGTTGTATTGAAAGGCATTGGAAGAAGTCCAAGTAATTTTTTATTGGGAATTGGCCCGTAACTACCCTCAAATCTTCCAAGAAACTTTCTATGAGTTCTAGGAGTGCCAATTTCTTTATGGTCAATATTTTGATCTAATTTTGGGATTATCTTTGAAATCTTTCCTATTAAAAAAGAATAATAATTTTCTTTTTTAGTAAGATATTCCTCTCTTGAAAGATTTTCCCATTCACTTATAGAAGAAGGGGTAAAGGCGTGAATGATGTGTTTGCCCTCAGGAGCTAAAGATGAATCTAAAATGGTGGGAATAGAAATAAAAATTACTCCTTTTTCATTTTCTAATTCTTCCCAATCCTCAACGATAATATGATGACAATTAAATTTTTTATCTATTAATTCTCCTGCTACGCCTAAGTGTATTGAAACAAAAGATGGAGAAGGCTTGTAAGTTTCAGACCACTTATATTCACTTTTTGGTACGTAATCTCTTGCAATTAACCCTTTATCATTATTTTTAAGACCAAAAGTATCCCATCTTGTGGAATTAGAAACAATTATATCTGAGTAAATTTCTTCTCCATTTGATAGTTTTACGCCTACAGCTTTTTCATTTTTTAAAAGTATTTCAGTAACATTAGCTCTATAACGTATTTTGCTACCTAATTTTTCAATCCCAGTAACTAATTTCTCTGCAATCTTACCTACTCCTCCTTTTGGATAGTTAATACCTCCAACATGTCTATCTGTAAAAACCATTCCTGCATTTATCATTGGGGTTTTAAGAGCAGGCATAACTGACCAACAAAAACATTCAATATCAATAAACTTCAATAGTTCAGTATCTTTAATATATTTTCTTGCAACATCTCCAGCATTTATTGGTAGCCATCTTGCGAGACCTAGGCAAGATAATGGCGCTTTAAAAAAGACCTTAAAAAGATAGACAGGATCCTCAATTGACAAAAGAGGCATAGAATCAAGACAGTCAAATACCTTTTTGCAGGTTCCATAAAATTTCCTTATACCTTCTTTTTCTTTTGGGAAGCGATCCGATAATTTACTAATAAATTCTTCATATTCTCTATCAACTGAAATACTCAAATTATTTGGAAGATGATACTCCAATTGAACAGGATCAGGAATTGTTTCACATTTTTCTTTTACATCTTTTAAAGCGCGAGTTAATAAATTGGTATAACCTTTCTCTCCAAATCCGAAAATCATTGAAGCTCCAACATCAAATGTATAACCTTTTCTCTTAAAAGATCCTCCACTTCCCCCTGGAATAATATATTTTTCAAGAACTAATACTTTCGAACCCTTTGCCGCTAACTGTGAAGCTGTAACCAACCCTCCTATTCCGGAACCGATAATAATTACGTCAAATTTTTCTTTATTGGCTTTCATTTTTAAATTATTCAATAATTCATTTTAATTAATTCGAACACCTAATTGATCTTTTTCGAAACATGAATCTAATATTTCTTTAAAATCTTGCAAGACTTCAAGAGACCTTTTTTGGTATGCTTTATAACGTATTTTTTTGTCCTTTATTTTATTGTTTAGTTCTGGCACTAATCCAAATGAGGGAGGAATTGGTTGGAATTTATTTTTTTTCTGATTAGACATTATTATATTTTTATTGCTAATAAAGTTCATCAGAGAGCCTATCATTGATTGCTTAGGGAAAGTAACTGGACTTTTATTCATTGCTAGTAAAGAGGCATTAATGCCAGCTAGTAAACCTCCCGCAGCAGCAGCGGCATAACCTTCAGTACCTGTTATTTGGCCAGCGGCAAGAAGTGAATCTCTTTTTAAAAATTGAAGTGTTGGCAAAAGTAGTTTAGGAGATTCTAAAAATGTATTCCTATGCATTACACCAAAACGAACAAACTCAGCTTTTTCTAAACCAGGAATCATTCTAAATATTCTTTTTTGTTCTGACCATTTGAGGTTAGTCTGGAAACCAACCATATTTAGTAATTTGCCTTCTAAATCTTCTTTTCTTAATTGAACAATTGCATGGGGTCTCTTTTTTAATCTATTTTCTCTATCGAATAAATCTCCCCATTCTGGATTCCATAAACCAATAGATTTCAAAGGTCCAAATCGCATTGTTTCAACACCTCTTCTAGCTATTTCTTCAATGGGTAAACAAGCTTCAAAGAAATTTGCAGATTCTTTTTCGAAATCTTTCAAAGAGGCCTGATTACCTTCAATTAATTCATTCCTAAAATTTATATATTCATTTTCGTTCATTGGACAATTTAAATATGCTGGATCACCTTTATCGTATCTGCTTGCCTTAAAGACTATTTTATGGTCAATAGTATCACCATAGATAATTGGGCTCGCTGCATCAAAAAAATGACAAGAATCTATACCTGTGAAATTTTTAATCTTGCTACCTAATTCATCTGATGTTAATGGCCCAGTAGCAAGTACGGTTATATTTTCTTTACCAGGTAGATCTAATTGTTCAATTTTTTTTATTTCAATTAAAGGATGACTTGATAAAACTTCTGTCAAGCATTTACTAAATTTTGATCTATCAACAGCTAAAGCACCTCCCGCAGGGACAGAGAACTTGTCTGCTGTATTTATTATCAAAGAGTTAAATGTTCTTAATTCTGCTTGCAAAAGGCCCGCGGCCCTATCGGGACTTAAGGCCCCAAAACTATTACTACAAACCAATTCACCAAAGTCTCCAGTGTGATGAGCTGGAGTTAGATGAAAAGGCCTCATTTCAATTAATTCAACGGGGATACCTGCATTAGCTATTTGCCAAGCAGCTTCACTACCAGCAAGACCAGCTCCTATTACAATT
It includes:
- a CDS encoding pyridoxine 5'-phosphate synthase, whose amino-acid sequence is MTTLGVNIDHIANVRQARKTIEPDPVQFAFLAELGGADSITVHLREDRRHIQDRDVFLLKETIKTKLNLEMAATEEMLEIAKKLLPDYVTLVPEKREEVTTEGGLDVKGNMKYLKNFVENLNDSNIEVSAFIDPICEQINYSKEIGFNFIELHTGKYAELTGYNQHKELQRIVESTQEANDLGLVVNAGHGLNYNNVKKIASINNINELNIGHSIVARALAVGLEKSVREMKSLINSN
- a CDS encoding lysophospholipid acyltransferase family protein, whose amino-acid sequence is MFVTQDIVIKVFFSEITIINKSFSIPKNSSIILAPTHRSRWDGLILTKAIGRRVTSNDCRFMVTNSEMKGIQGWFLKRLGCFSIDQLSPSLSVLRYAVNLIVKKNQLVVFPEGKINKYGKKLTLKEGLYRLALMAAKKTNSIFIIPIGIAYSQVSPKIRGTASLYIGDPMLVNKNSNLSINEFNEILNKRMHNAEKIALKNVGR
- a CDS encoding BolA family protein; protein product: MITKSKVIGLITKKLPDSEVKVENLKGNDHLQVTVISSMFNGLSLVKQHQLVYSALKEELASEAIHALALKTETPS
- the grxD gene encoding Grx4 family monothiol glutaredoxin — translated: MENLTKDKIQNLIESNPVMVFMKGTKLMPQCGFSNNVVQILNSLGVEFSTFDVLSDFDVREGIKEYSDWPTIPQVYLKGEFLGGSDILIEMYNAGTLKEKIEIELAS
- a CDS encoding DUF6761 family protein — translated: MTSFENPKAIRHFQSICDSCQALVSRFHTPSDLKLYCDGYLQALRNCSSLEQRDQEKLERLIERWILDPSSFIEPGGDVNNGFFDKKRV
- a CDS encoding response regulator transcription factor codes for the protein MQSTEQILAPTPGSSQLPTSPQTPSRVLVVEPHPTLRTVLVQRLRQDGHLAAAVGSAAEAVDLCREQSPDLLVSAEILEHNTAMRLAQQLGCSVIVLTARSGVEALVNLLDEGADDVLRKPFGLEELAARCRTLLKRGRIGLQEKVEVGPLEVHLLLRQVTLSEKPVELSPREFALLCALLMPPGMVRSRQELLRMAWPPFSGGPRSVDTQVLTLRRKLEQAGLGEGGGITTVRQQGYRFSLDNI
- the crtH gene encoding carotenoid isomerase is translated as MKANKEKFDVIIIGSGIGGLVTASQLAAKGSKVLVLEKYIIPGGSGGSFKRKGYTFDVGASMIFGFGEKGYTNLLTRALKDVKEKCETIPDPVQLEYHLPNNLSISVDREYEEFISKLSDRFPKEKEGIRKFYGTCKKVFDCLDSMPLLSIEDPVYLFKVFFKAPLSCLGLARWLPINAGDVARKYIKDTELLKFIDIECFCWSVMPALKTPMINAGMVFTDRHVGGINYPKGGVGKIAEKLVTGIEKLGSKIRYRANVTEILLKNEKAVGVKLSNGEEIYSDIIVSNSTRWDTFGLKNNDKGLIARDYVPKSEYKWSETYKPSPSFVSIHLGVAGELIDKKFNCHHIIVEDWEELENEKGVIFISIPTILDSSLAPEGKHIIHAFTPSSISEWENLSREEYLTKKENYYSFLIGKISKIIPKLDQNIDHKEIGTPRTHRKFLGRFEGSYGPIPNKKLLGLLPMPFNTTNIENLYCVGDSCFPGQGLNAVAFSGYACAHKIGSKLKINDFKLPD
- the trmFO gene encoding methylenetetrahydrofolate--tRNA-(uracil(54)-C(5))-methyltransferase (FADH(2)-oxidizing) TrmFO; translated protein: MINKKVIVIGAGLAGSEAAWQIANAGIPVELIEMRPFHLTPAHHTGDFGELVCSNSFGALSPDRAAGLLQAELRTFNSLIINTADKFSVPAGGALAVDRSKFSKCLTEVLSSHPLIEIKKIEQLDLPGKENITVLATGPLTSDELGSKIKNFTGIDSCHFFDAASPIIYGDTIDHKIVFKASRYDKGDPAYLNCPMNENEYINFRNELIEGNQASLKDFEKESANFFEACLPIEEIARRGVETMRFGPLKSIGLWNPEWGDLFDRENRLKKRPHAIVQLRKEDLEGKLLNMVGFQTNLKWSEQKRIFRMIPGLEKAEFVRFGVMHRNTFLESPKLLLPTLQFLKRDSLLAAGQITGTEGYAAAAAGGLLAGINASLLAMNKSPVTFPKQSMIGSLMNFISNKNIIMSNQKKNKFQPIPPSFGLVPELNNKIKDKKIRYKAYQKRSLEVLQDFKEILDSCFEKDQLGVRIN